The Bacteroidota bacterium genome has a segment encoding these proteins:
- a CDS encoding glycosyl hydrolase yields the protein MRPLWLLVSLLLVLPVHAQEDPPTVASLDYDALAWRGIGPAFTSGRIADIAIHPDDPQTWYVAVGSGGVWMTANSGTTWTSLFDGQSAYSTGSVAIDARNPSTIWVGTGENVGGRHTAYGDGIYRSTDGGRTWENRGLRESERLSTIWIHPDDSDVVLVAAQGPLWSAGGERGLYRTEDGGETWTQVLGGGEWTGATDLVVDPRDPDVMYAATWDRHRTVAAYMGGGPGT from the coding sequence ATGCGCCCGCTCTGGCTTCTGGTCTCGCTCCTGCTGGTCCTGCCCGTCCACGCCCAGGAGGACCCGCCCACGGTGGCGAGCCTGGACTACGACGCCCTGGCGTGGCGTGGCATCGGGCCGGCCTTTACGTCGGGACGCATCGCCGACATCGCGATCCACCCAGACGACCCGCAGACGTGGTACGTCGCCGTCGGGAGTGGTGGCGTCTGGATGACGGCGAACAGCGGCACGACGTGGACCTCCCTCTTCGACGGGCAGTCCGCCTACTCGACCGGCTCGGTTGCCATCGACGCGCGCAACCCGAGCACGATCTGGGTCGGGACGGGCGAGAACGTGGGCGGGCGGCACACGGCCTACGGCGACGGCATCTACCGCTCGACCGACGGCGGCCGGACGTGGGAGAACCGCGGCTTGAGGGAGAGCGAGCGGCTTTCGACGATCTGGATCCACCCGGACGACTCGGACGTGGTGCTCGTCGCGGCGCAGGGGCCGCTCTGGAGTGCGGGCGGCGAGCGCGGCCTCTACCGCACCGAGGACGGCGGCGAGACGTGGACGCAGGTGCTCGGCGGCGGCGAGTGGACCGGCGCGACCGACCTCGTCGTCGACCCGCGCGATCCCGACGTGATGTACGCCGCCACGTGGGACCGGCATCGGACGGTCGCGGCCTACATGGGCGGCGGCCCGGGGAC